The window GGGACGGCGCCGAGGGCGGGTCGATCAGGTTCCGCTACGCCGGCCAGCGGGTCCGGGTCGACAGCGACGGCGGCGTCGCCGTCAGCGACTGTGACGACTGACGAGGTCACCGGACGCTACTCGATTTCGCGCGGACCGCCGAGCGGCGCGGTCGGGCGGCCGTTCCAATCGCCGTGACCGGCGTGGCGGGCGCTCCACTCAGAGGATGTCCGCATGCCGGTAGACGTCGATGCCGTCCATCGTAATCTCGTAGGGGTTGGTCTCCCGGGAGTGGTTGGCGTCGCGGATCTTCATGATCTCGACGGCCAGCCGCGTCTCCTGCGTGTTCGAGCGGACGTACTGGAGGACGAACACGGCGTCGGTGAGGTACTCGATGATGCCGTGCCGGGAGGCGTAGGGGTTGTCCTCGCTGGCCTCGGAGGTGAGCATGGTCGTGACGCCGGCCTTCTTCAGCGATCGGGTGAAGTCGTACACCTCGGTCCGGCGCTCGGCCTGGTCGTCGTACATCATCTCCAGCAGCGAGACCGAGTCGAGCACGAGGCGGTCGGCGCTGAACTCGGCGATCAGCCCCGGCAGTTCGTCCCGGATGTTGTCGAGGCTGTTGGCCATCTCGACCGGGTCGAGGTCGATCACGGCGAGGCGGTCCTCCTCCGCGTAGCGGTCGAACGCCCAGTCGCGGTCCTTCGCCGTGGCCATGATCGCCTCGCGGGTCTGCTCCAGGGTGATGAACACGCAGCTCTCGCCTCGTTCGAGCCCGTGGTGGAGGAACTGGAGCCCGAAGGTCGTCTTGCCCGTCCCGGCCGACCCGATGGCCACCATCAGGTGTCGCTCCGGGACCCCGCCCTGGATCATCCCGTCGAGCCCCTCGATGCCGAGGTCGATCCGCGGGATGGCCGACTCGAAGTCCTCGTCCTCGAACTCCGACCCGCCGGCCCCACCGGCCGACGCGAACGCGTCCGTGAAGTCCTCCTCGAACAGGGACTCGTCGTCGCCCCCGAACGGGGACCCGCCGTCGTCGGGGTCGAACGCGGCGCCGCCCTCGACGTCTCCCAACGACGCGTCGCCGCCCTCGAACGGCGAGTCGGTCCCGTCGGACGACGCGGCGTCCTCCTCGCCCTCGAACGGCGAGTCGTACTTCCCGTCGTCGGACGTGCCGTCGCTGCCGTCCTCGAACGGCGAGTCCTGTCCCTCCTCGCCGGACGTGCCGTCGTCCTCCGGGCGCTCGTCGTCGCTCGCGCCCTGGTCCGCCCCGTCGCCGGACGCCTCGCTGCCCACGGCGCTCTCGAACCAGTCCCCGTCGGTCTCGTCCTCGCTCATCCGTCTCCCGGCCCGGAGGCCGTCTGCCCGGATAGAGTGTGAGCCGACGGGTTAACTCTGTCGCCGGAGCGGTGCCGGCGCGGGCCGACTGCGGGGACGGCACATTCAGGCCACTCTTATGTGCGGCCCGCCGATATCCGGGGACGATGAACGTCGGGATCGTCGCCCAGCGGGACAACCGTCGCGCCACCTCGCTCGCGGCCAGGCTGGCCGAGCGGCTCCGGGCACTGGAGGCCGGCGTCGTGTTCGACGAGACGACCGCGGCCGCGCTCGCAGCCGACGACGGCCGGTGGCCGGACGGGGACAGCCCCCCGGCGACGGGCGTGACCGTCGACGCGATGGCCGACTGCGATCTGGTGGTGAGCATCGGCGGCGACGGGACCTTCCTCTACGCCGCGCGCGGCGCGGGCTCGACGCCGATCATGGGCGTCAACCTCGGCGAGGTCGGGTTCCTGAACGCCGTCGCGCCCGACGACGCGGTCGAGAGCGTCGTCGCCGAGGTCGAGCACGTCCGCGAGACCGGCTCGGCCAGGACCCGGGAGATGCCGCGGCTGCGCGCCGAGGGCGACGGCTGGGCGCTCTCGACGGCGATCAACGAGGTCGTCGTCCACGGCCCGCGGCGGGGCCACGGGGGCGGCGCGGGCTTCGAGGTCCGCGTCGACGGGTCGCTGTACACCAGCGGGTCCGCGGACGGCGTTCTGGTGGCGACGCCGACCGGCTCGACGGCCTACAACCTCAGCGAGGGCGGGCCGCTGGTCCACCCGTCGGTCGACGCGCTGGTCGTGACTGAGATGGCCGGCGAGGAGTCGATGCCACCGCTCGTGATCGACGACGACAGCGAGGTGACGGTCAGGATCGAGGAGGCGGCCGAGGGGGTCGTCGTCAGCGACGGGCGCATCCGGCGGGCGGTCGAGCCGCCGGAGCGCGTCCGGCTCGCGCGCGCCGACGATCCGGTGCGGATCGCCGGGCCGGGACGTGACTTCTTCGCGGCGCTGGGAAAGCTCGCCTAGTACCGGCTGACCGCGAAGATCACCGGCGCGATCACGAGCAGGCCGATGCCGACGAACTTGTACATCGGTCCGGTCGCCAGGAGGCTCTTCGTGGCCGGCTCGAACATGTTGGCGGGGAGGATCATGAAGAGGAGCCCGAAGGTCAGCAAGTGGAGGCTCAGGAGCTTGTTGGAGCGCTGGAGGAAGATCCCCACGGCCCCGAGCGCGGTCACCAGTAGCAACACGTCACCGAGGTTGTAGTTCAGCAGGAAACTGTCGACGACTTGCAGCGGTGGCGCGAGCATTCCTACTGCGAACGTCGCCCTGATGCGGCCTTTAAAGTTCCGTTACGCGGCCACACGGGCCCGAACGGGGCCCGTCGTCGACGGGGTGTCGTCGGGCCGAATCATTATTACGGACGAGAGAAACGGGGATAGTACCGTGGGAGAGTCTAGTGCGACGGTGCTCGTCGTCGACGACGAGCGGGAAGTGGCGGACGTGTACGCCCTGCGGCTGGGCGACGAGTACGAGACCGAGACCGCCTACGGCGGCGAGGAGGCCCTGGCGTCGATCGACGAGGACGTCGACGTCGTCCTGCTCGACCGCCGGATGCCGGACCTCTCGGGCGACGACGTCCTCGACGAGATCCGCGAGCGCGGCCTGGACTGTCGGGTGATCATGATCACCGCCGTCGATCCGGACTTCGACATCATCGACATGCCGTTCGACGACTACATCTGCAAGCCGATCGAGAAGGAGGACCTCGTGGCGGCCATCGAGCAGCAACTGGCCGCCCAGCGGTACGACGACCGGCTCTCGGCGTACCTGAAGGTGACCTCGAAACTGGCGCTGCTGGAGGCCGAGAAGACGCCGCAGGCCCTGGAAGACAGCGCGGAGGTCGCCGACCTTCGGACCCGCGTCGCGGAGCTGCGGGCCGAGGTCGACGCCGCGCTCGCCGAGTTCGACGACATCGACGCGGCGTTCAAGGAGATCGGACGCCACCCGAACTGAGGTCGGCGGTAGCGAGCGCCCGCCGGGTCAGACGGGCGTGAACAGGAGGTAGCCGTCGTCGCCGGCCCCGCTCCAGCGCAGGCGGAACTCGCGGTCGCCGTCGGGCGTCTCGCAGGCGACCCGACGATCGATCGCCGCGCCGTCGGCGATCTCCGCGACCAGGTCGTCGGCGTCCGACGCGAACAGCGCCTCGTCGAGGGGCGCGCCCGTCACGCCCTCGGACCCGACGCCGAACGCGTCCGCGTAGGCGGCGTTGGCCGCCCGGACGACCGGCCCGTGGCCCTCGTCGACGACGTACAGGATCGGGTCGGGGTGGCCGTCGAAGAGGTCGGCCGGCTGGGGCGAGCGTTCGGTCTCCTCCATGTCGACGGTCACGTGCTCGTCGGAGGCCTCGTCGGTCCCGGCCAGGGCGTACTGGGAGACGGCGCCGACGCCGCCGCCGAGCGCCACGCCGAGACCGGCCGCGACGGCCGATCCGACCGCGGCGAACTCGGCGAGCGCCAGCCCCAGCCCCCCGCCGATGACGGCCCCGGCGACGAGGCTCCCGGCGAGTCCCGTCACCCCCTCGAGGCTGCGCGTGCTCGTCGCCAGCAGGACGGCCGCGGCCGCCGTCGTCGGTTCGATCCACTGTACGAGCGCGAGCGTGCCCGCGAGCGCCACGCAGGGCGCGATCCACCCGGGTCCGGTCCGTCGTCCCCCCGGAACGACGCTGGCTGTCATCGCACGTGTCCTGTGTACGGCGGGGCTTAACTGTGACCCTCGCCGTCGCCGTCGACCAGCAGGTGCCCGCGGACGTAGGCCTCGAGCTGAGATCTGACCACGTCGGTGTCGTCCTGGGCGCTGGTCGTCCGGTGGATCAGGTGGCCGCCGTTGACCGTCAGGATGAACGTCGCGGCGGCCTCGGCGTCGACCTCCCTGAAGGCGCCGCGGTCGATCCCCTCGCGGACGACGTCGGCGAGCTGCTCCCTGATGGCCTCGTCCCGGCGGGCGAACCGCTCTTTGAGCTCGTCGTCGTGGACCGCCTGCGCGCGCAGCTCCACGTAGCTCTCGAGCAGGTCGTCGCTGAGGTCGATGTCGAGGACGTCGATCTCGTCGGACGCCAGCAGCAGGTCCACGTAGGTCCACAGCGCCTCCACCGGATCGTCGCTGGTCCGCGCGGAGAGCGCCTGGCCGAACGCCTCGAGGACGAAGTCCACGAACGCCCGGAGCAGGTCGTCCTTGTCGTCGAAGTGGTGGTAGAACGTGGACTTGCTCAGGTCTGCCTCGTCGGCGATGCGCTGGATGGACAGCCCCGCGTAGCCGTGCTTCGTCAGCGCCGCGTAGGTGGCGTGCATGATCGCCTCGCGGGAGTCCGACGGCTCCCCCAGAAACGGGATCTCGTCAGCCATACCGAACGAATATTCGGTCGATCGGGTAAGGCTTGCGGTCAGTACGGGGGGTACTGACGGAGCGACGGCCGTCCACCGGATCGCTTCGGCAGATTCATATGTTACCGAACGTTCGTTCGACACATGACAGAGCGATTGCTGGACCGCAGTACGTGCCGAGCTGTCGCCGGCCCCGGCGGCGGGAACCGCCCGACCGACGGAGGATCGGGAGCGCCGATCAGGTGGTCGACATGAGGGGACGGACGCTGCTGGTCGTCGCGCTCGTCGCGGCCCTGCTCGTCCCGACGACGGCCCTCGCCGCGGTGGTCGGGAGTCCGGACATCGACGCCCAGTTCTCCGACAGCACCGTCTCGCCGGGCCAGGAGACGACCCTCGAGGCCACGCTGGTCAACAGCGGGACCCTCGAGAGCGCGGGCAGCGGCCAGGGCGCGTCGGCCCTCAACGAGCGGGTCCAGACGGCCCGCGGGCTGACTGTGGCGCTGAACAACCGGTCTGCTCCGATCGACGTGCTGACGGGCCGACAGGCAGTCGGATCGCTGGGGACCGCCGAGCCGCGGTCGGTTCCCTTCCGCGTCTCCGTGCCCGAGGACGCCGAACCGGGCACCTACGACGTGGCCGTCAACCTCGACTACGAGTACACCGACTACATCTCAGAGGGCGACGGCACCCAGCAGGAGACCGACGCCGACGAGACGGTCACGCTGTCGGTGACCGTCGAGCGCACCCCGCAGCTGACGGTCAGAAACGTCGACTCGAACGTCCGGGTGGGCGGCACCGGGACGGTCGAACTGACCGTCGAGAACACCGGCGACCGGGCGGCCAGCGACGCGACGCTCACGCTGGCCTCCCCGAGCCAGGACGTCGCCTTCGGCCAGTCCGCGTCGGCCGAGCGTTACGTCGAATCGCTGGAACCCGGTGAGACCCGCGAGCTGACCTACCGCGTGACGGCCGCCAGCACGGCCGACTCCGAGCCCTACGCCTTCACGCTCTCGGGCGAGCACGAGCGGGCCAACGGCCAGACGGAGAATATCTCCCCGGTGTCCGTCGGTATCCAGCCGCGGGCCGAGCAGCAGTTCGCCGTTGTAGAGACCGACAGCGACGTCGCCGTCGGCGACCGGGGCACGTACAACCTGACGCTCCGCAACGACGGCCCCGCGACGGCCAACGACGCGACGGTGCGGCTGACCTCGCAGAACGCCGACGTGACGCTGGGCGAGGCCGAGTCCGGGAGCCGCTACGTCGGCGAGTGGGCGACCGGCGAGACCCGGACGGTCAGCTTCGACCTGACGGCCGCCGAGAACGCGCAGCGCCAGGAGTACGCGCTGAGCGCCGCCGTCGACTACGAGGACGACGCCGGCAACGCCGGTTCGGTCGAGGGGATCTCGGTCGGCGTCCGGCCCGCGCCCGAGCAGTCCTTCGCGGTCCGAAACGTCTCCAGTACGCTCTCGGTCGGTGACGACGGCCGGCTGACCGGGGAACTGGTCAACACCGGCGACCGGCCGGTCGACGACGTCGTCCTCCAGTGGTCCGGCGAACAGCAGAACGTCAACCCCACGGAGACGGAGTACGCCGTCGGGTCGCTCGACGCCGGCGAGGCGGCCGAGTTCGACTTCGGCGTCGAGATCAGCGAGGGGGCCGAGGCCGGCCCGCGACAGTTCTCGCTGACCGCCGAGTACGACGACGCAGACGGCGATCAGCGGTCCAGCGACTCGCTGAACCTCCGCCGGGAAGTCGCGCCCGACACCGACGAGTTCGACGTCGCGATCCAGTCGGCCGATCTCACGCCCGGCTCCTCGTCGACCATCGAGGTGCGGATCGAGAACGCCGACGACGAGACGCTGACGGACATCTCCGCCAAGATGTTCGCCAACGATCCCATCACGACGAACGACGACGAGGCGTTCATCGAGGAACTGGCGCCCGGCGAGTCCCGCAACGTCACCTTCGGCGTCAGCGCCGGACAGGGCGCCCTGGCCAAGACCTACCCCCTGTCGATGGACTTCCAGTACCAGGAGTCCGACGGCGACACGGTGACCTCGGACACGTACAACGTGCCCGTGCAGGTCCAGTCCGACGACGGCGGTAGCGGCTCCTCGCTGATCGCCGTCGGCATCGCGGCGCTCGTGGGCGTCCTCGCCATCGGCGGCTACCTCCGCTTCCGCTGATGGAGTACCAGCGCTACGTCGACTGGGTCGACGACCGGATCGTCCACGACTCCCGGCGAGTCATACTGGCGTTTCTGGTCCTGACGCTGGTCTTCGCCGGCGGGCTTGGCGCGACCTCGACCGAGGCGGGCACCCAGCAGTTCGCCCAGGGCATCCCGGAGAACGAGGCGCTGGAGTCGATCAACGACGAGTTCTCGCCGACGTTCACGACCGACACCGGCAGCACCCAGCTGCTCCAGAGCGGCACCAACGTCCTCTCGCGGGACGCGATGCTGCGGATGTTGCGGACCCAGGAGCGGCTGGACGACAACGAGGAACTGCGGGTCACGTCGACCGGCAGCGCGGCCGCCGTCGTCGCCCAGCGGATCGACCCCGAGGCGACCACCATAGAGCAACAGATCGACGCCATCGAGCACTCGACGCGGACGGAACGGAAGGAGGCGATCCGCGCGGCCTACGACGAGAACCCGCAGTTCCAGAGCCTGGTCGGCGTCGACTTCAACCGGCAGTCGGCGTCGACGTCGGCGACGCTGGGCACGGTCACCCACGAGGTGCCCGAGGGGCTCTCCGGCGGTGCCGGCCAGGGCGGCGGCAGCCCGCTGGCACCGGTCCAGGAGCGGGCCGACTTCACCGTCCAGCGGGGCGGCGGCGGGAGCATCGAGACCTTCGGGAGCGCGATGATCGGAACCGAGTCCCAGAACCTCATCATGGACTCGCTGCTGCTGGTGGTCCCCGCGGCCGTCATCCTGATCCTGACCTTCCTGCTGTTCGCCTACCGCGACCTGGCGGACCTCGTGCTCGGCGTCGTCTCGCTGGTGATGGCGATCGTCTGGACCTTCGGGTTCACCGGGTACGCCGGCATCCCGTTCTCGATCATGCTCGTGGCGGTGCCGCCGATGCTGCTGGCGGTGGGCATCGACTTCGGCATCCACTCGATCAACCGCTACCGCGAGGAGCGGGTCAAGGGCGCCTCCGTCGAGGGAGCGATGCGGATCACCACCGACCAGCTCCTGGTGGCCTTCTTCATCGTCGCGGGGACGACCGTCATCGGGTTCCTGTCGAACTACGCCAGCCCGCTGGGGCCGATCCAGGAGTTCGGCCTCACGGCCGCGGCCGGCATCGTGTTCACGTTCCTCATCTTCGGGGTCTTCCTCCCGGCGGCGAAGGTCGAACTGGACCGGCTCGGCGAGCGGTACCCGATCCCGCAGTTCAGCCAGTCGCCGCTGGGCTCGGAGGGGTCCGCGCTCGGGTCGGTGCTGCGCACCGGCGTCGTCATCGCCGATCGAGCCCCCGCCCTGTTCCTGGTGGGCATCGTCGTCCTGACAGCCAGTGCGGGCGCGTACGGGGCCGGCGTCGACACCAGCTTCGAGGACGAGGACTTCCTCCCGCCCGAGGACATCCCGGTCTATCTGGAGGAGCTGCCCGAGCCGTTCGCCCCCAGCGAGTACGAGACGCGCGAGCAGCTGAACTTCCTCGAGGACAACTTCGAGAGCACGCAGAGCAGTTCGGCGACGGTGTACGTCGAGGGCCACCTCACCCGGGACGACGCCCTCGAGGAGATCTACCGCGCCGGCGACAGCCCGCCCGACACGTTCGTCGAGGAGGACGGCCGCGCCGAGGCCACCTCCATCGTGACGATCATCCGGAGCCAGGCCGAGCGGGACCCCGAGTTCGAACGCATGGTCGATCGCAACGACCGCAACGACAACGGGGTGCCCGACGACAACCTACGGGAGATCTACGACTACCTGCTGGACTCGTCGGCCGGCGACCGGGCGAGCGACTACATCACGGAGGACTACCGGAGCACGCGGGTCGTCTACACCGTCGAGTCCGATGCGGGCCAGGGCGAGGTCTACGACGACACCTGGTCGGTGGCCGAGGACATGCGGATGACCGCGACGGCGACGGGGGCCCTCGTCGTGTTCGCCGTCATCGAGGACCTGATCTTCGAGTCGGCGGTCGTGAGCCTGGCGGTCGCGCTGGGCGCGACCGCACTGTTCCTGGTGGTCATCTACCGCCTGCTGGAGGGGTACGCGACGCTCGGCGTCGCCAACGTGTTCGCGGTCGTCGTCACCGTGGCCATGATCCCGGCGACGATGCGGCTGCTGAACATCCCCTTCAACGCCATCACCGCAATGTTGCTGGCGATCACGATCGGGCTGGGCGTGGACTACTCCGTCCACGTCACCCACCGTTTCGCCGACGAGCGCGCCGAGCACGACCTGATGACGGCGCTCGACCGGACAGTCCGGGGCACCGGGGGCGCGCTGTTCGGCAGCATGCTCACGACGACGGCGGGACTGGGCGTCCTCGCCATCGCCATCTCCGTCCCGCTGCAGCAGTTCGGGATCCTGACCGCCATCTCCGTGGCGCTGGCCTTCCTCTCGTCGCTGCTGGTGTTGCCGCCGACGCTCGTGGTCTGGGACGCGCTGATCCACGGTGACCGCTCGTTCGCCTCGCTGTTCGGCGTCGGACGGCAGCGACCCGCCGCCGCCAACGGTGCCGGATACGAGGGCGCCGATACCGACCAGTCGCCCGGACTCGACGAGGTCCGCCCCGCCGACGTCGGCGAACTGGACGGGACGAACGACGAATCAGCCGACGCCGCAACCGACGACGAACCGGACGGGGACGACGCGGGGCTGGACGACGAACCGGACGGCCGGGAGTAACGGCCGCGCTCGCGCCCGCTCCTTTATAACCGTCCGCACCGAGAAGCTACCCGTGACACACGTCATCGTCATCGGCGCCTACGGCAGCGCCGGCGCGATGGTCGCGGACGAACTCGCCGGCGAGGTCGAACTCACCCTGATCGACGACGGCGACCCCGGCGGCGGCCTGTGCATTCTCGACGGCTGTATGCCCTCGAAGGAGGTGCTCTCGGTCGGCGCCCACCGCTTCCAGGTCCGACACGACGACCGCCTGGACGGCGTCCCCGACGTCGACCTGGAGCGAACGATCGAGCGCAAGGACGACAACACGCTGGGCTGGG of the Halomicrobium salinisoli genome contains:
- a CDS encoding COG1361 S-layer family protein, which encodes MRGRTLLVVALVAALLVPTTALAAVVGSPDIDAQFSDSTVSPGQETTLEATLVNSGTLESAGSGQGASALNERVQTARGLTVALNNRSAPIDVLTGRQAVGSLGTAEPRSVPFRVSVPEDAEPGTYDVAVNLDYEYTDYISEGDGTQQETDADETVTLSVTVERTPQLTVRNVDSNVRVGGTGTVELTVENTGDRAASDATLTLASPSQDVAFGQSASAERYVESLEPGETRELTYRVTAASTADSEPYAFTLSGEHERANGQTENISPVSVGIQPRAEQQFAVVETDSDVAVGDRGTYNLTLRNDGPATANDATVRLTSQNADVTLGEAESGSRYVGEWATGETRTVSFDLTAAENAQRQEYALSAAVDYEDDAGNAGSVEGISVGVRPAPEQSFAVRNVSSTLSVGDDGRLTGELVNTGDRPVDDVVLQWSGEQQNVNPTETEYAVGSLDAGEAAEFDFGVEISEGAEAGPRQFSLTAEYDDADGDQRSSDSLNLRREVAPDTDEFDVAIQSADLTPGSSSTIEVRIENADDETLTDISAKMFANDPITTNDDEAFIEELAPGESRNVTFGVSAGQGALAKTYPLSMDFQYQESDGDTVTSDTYNVPVQVQSDDGGSGSSLIAVGIAALVGVLAIGGYLRFR
- a CDS encoding KaiC domain-containing protein, whose translation is MSEDETDGDWFESAVGSEASGDGADQGASDDERPEDDGTSGEEGQDSPFEDGSDGTSDDGKYDSPFEGEEDAASSDGTDSPFEGGDASLGDVEGGAAFDPDDGGSPFGGDDESLFEEDFTDAFASAGGAGGSEFEDEDFESAIPRIDLGIEGLDGMIQGGVPERHLMVAIGSAGTGKTTFGLQFLHHGLERGESCVFITLEQTREAIMATAKDRDWAFDRYAEEDRLAVIDLDPVEMANSLDNIRDELPGLIAEFSADRLVLDSVSLLEMMYDDQAERRTEVYDFTRSLKKAGVTTMLTSEASEDNPYASRHGIIEYLTDAVFVLQYVRSNTQETRLAVEIMKIRDANHSRETNPYEITMDGIDVYRHADIL
- a CDS encoding efflux RND transporter permease subunit, with the protein product MEYQRYVDWVDDRIVHDSRRVILAFLVLTLVFAGGLGATSTEAGTQQFAQGIPENEALESINDEFSPTFTTDTGSTQLLQSGTNVLSRDAMLRMLRTQERLDDNEELRVTSTGSAAAVVAQRIDPEATTIEQQIDAIEHSTRTERKEAIRAAYDENPQFQSLVGVDFNRQSASTSATLGTVTHEVPEGLSGGAGQGGGSPLAPVQERADFTVQRGGGGSIETFGSAMIGTESQNLIMDSLLLVVPAAVILILTFLLFAYRDLADLVLGVVSLVMAIVWTFGFTGYAGIPFSIMLVAVPPMLLAVGIDFGIHSINRYREERVKGASVEGAMRITTDQLLVAFFIVAGTTVIGFLSNYASPLGPIQEFGLTAAAGIVFTFLIFGVFLPAAKVELDRLGERYPIPQFSQSPLGSEGSALGSVLRTGVVIADRAPALFLVGIVVLTASAGAYGAGVDTSFEDEDFLPPEDIPVYLEELPEPFAPSEYETREQLNFLEDNFESTQSSSATVYVEGHLTRDDALEEIYRAGDSPPDTFVEEDGRAEATSIVTIIRSQAERDPEFERMVDRNDRNDNGVPDDNLREIYDYLLDSSAGDRASDYITEDYRSTRVVYTVESDAGQGEVYDDTWSVAEDMRMTATATGALVVFAVIEDLIFESAVVSLAVALGATALFLVVIYRLLEGYATLGVANVFAVVVTVAMIPATMRLLNIPFNAITAMLLAITIGLGVDYSVHVTHRFADERAEHDLMTALDRTVRGTGGALFGSMLTTTAGLGVLAIAISVPLQQFGILTAISVALAFLSSLLVLPPTLVVWDALIHGDRSFASLFGVGRQRPAAANGAGYEGADTDQSPGLDEVRPADVGELDGTNDESADAATDDEPDGDDAGLDDEPDGRE
- a CDS encoding NAD(+)/NADH kinase encodes the protein MNVGIVAQRDNRRATSLAARLAERLRALEAGVVFDETTAAALAADDGRWPDGDSPPATGVTVDAMADCDLVVSIGGDGTFLYAARGAGSTPIMGVNLGEVGFLNAVAPDDAVESVVAEVEHVRETGSARTREMPRLRAEGDGWALSTAINEVVVHGPRRGHGGGAGFEVRVDGSLYTSGSADGVLVATPTGSTAYNLSEGGPLVHPSVDALVVTEMAGEESMPPLVIDDDSEVTVRIEEAAEGVVVSDGRIRRAVEPPERVRLARADDPVRIAGPGRDFFAALGKLA
- a CDS encoding response regulator, translating into MGESSATVLVVDDEREVADVYALRLGDEYETETAYGGEEALASIDEDVDVVLLDRRMPDLSGDDVLDEIRERGLDCRVIMITAVDPDFDIIDMPFDDYICKPIEKEDLVAAIEQQLAAQRYDDRLSAYLKVTSKLALLEAEKTPQALEDSAEVADLRTRVAELRAEVDAALAEFDDIDAAFKEIGRHPN
- a CDS encoding TetR/AcrR family transcriptional regulator, which gives rise to MADEIPFLGEPSDSREAIMHATYAALTKHGYAGLSIQRIADEADLSKSTFYHHFDDKDDLLRAFVDFVLEAFGQALSARTSDDPVEALWTYVDLLLASDEIDVLDIDLSDDLLESYVELRAQAVHDDELKERFARRDEAIREQLADVVREGIDRGAFREVDAEAAATFILTVNGGHLIHRTTSAQDDTDVVRSQLEAYVRGHLLVDGDGEGHS